ATTTTGAAATCAGAGTTTTTGTTGAGGGCCGCTGTGCCctaggaggtagagcgggtcggcggttcgatcccgggctcctccagtctgcatgttGATGAACCATGAAGCGAGACACTACATGTGTGAAGTGATGAGTAAAGTGACTCTATATATAGACGCtgtgtatggatgtgtgtgtgaatgagctGATGTTCAGAATTGtcaagtttgacattttgtccaGTGAGTTTATTTTTATGTCCAGTTTATGATATGGATTGTGAACCACGGTGTCTTTAAGTACGAGTTTGACTCTCACTGCTGCTCCGCTGTGTTCAGGTGTCAGCGGCGTCGGTTCTGGAGGACGGTGACGCTCTGTTTGCTGACATGTCCGCTCGTCTGGAGAAAACTAAAGCCGAGGTGAGGAGGAGTCTGGAGAACTGGTCAGGAGGGACAGAGTTCAGAGCCGGTTCACCGACCGGCTGGTTTcatcctttcacacacacatcggtATCAACATTCTTTGCCaaaagaaaaacttttattttacagtataaaCGGCTCAGAAAATGTGTGCATTTATGTAAATGTTCTTAATTTAAGTTATATCTTTCGTTATGCTAGTATTTATCGTAAAGTTTAGTGTTAAACTGTTTAATATTCAGCCGAAGTTACATTTCTGTGTCATAGGagtttgataacaacatcttaggaatcattgccaatcaaaaagaaaatgtgtcgGCCAAAATATTGGTAACAGAAGTTTGTTACTTCTTAATATCAACACTAAAAATCCTTATTGGCCAGGTTTCAGTAGTTTAAGTAATCACAGTGAGCCTTAAAAATAGTAGTAGTTAAAATGTTCAGATTTTTACCATGTGTAATAGTTTTCAACTACCAAATGTGTTCGGTTCTAATAAAATTATCATTCTTATATTTTTGTTAAAGTAACCTAAGTGGTATCTTCGCCGTAGTATATTGACTCTTTCGATAAAACTTAATTTATCGTCTCTCAAAATCCTGGAACAAGCGTCCGCTACGCACACATACGCTTCACCCGCCGTGCTGAACGTGTCCACATCCTCTGCTCCTGTGCCGCAGGTTCGAGCGCGGCTGGAGGCCAAGGAGCGAGCGGTGGTGGGGCGGGCGGAGCGCGACATCGAGATGCTGGAGAAAGAcgtggaggagctgaggaggagagacgaggaGATCAGTCAGCTGCTGCAAACAGACGacaacacacacttcctgcaggtgaggggggaaaagaaaaggggaaaagggggagagaggacagggggggaggagggggagaaactAGGGAGGGTAAAAATATGTGGATGAAGCAAATGATCTGTAGCCATCCAATAAATCCACAGTGAACTCCTTTtagtcttttgtttttaaatctctaCAGATAATTGGTTTGAAAAATGATGATCTTCCCGACCTGATGTAGATTGAGAGgaaacacatgaataaacagctgttatttaaaagaataaaacttcaTGCAGCCACAGCCCCACTTTACAGGACATTAACTCTAAGCACTTTGATCCTCCCAGTCGTCAGAGGCTCATAGGAAATACATCGTCGATTATTATATTTGATATTCATCCATTAGATCTAATGCACCCTGGAAACTAAGAACTCACCAGAGTGCATTGGAGACACCCAGAGAGATTAGTCCTTAGAGGAGGGAGaatggatgagaggagagaatgaGTCAGCAGTGACCAGTGGAAAAAGACGGCACCTGCCGAGATGctattttcaaattcaattGCACAAGGAAttaagaagggggggggggtgctgggaTGCAGATATGACGCAATGCTGTATTTTCCGCTCTTCCTCCTTCAGGCGGCTCCTCTGCTGTGCGGCCCGCTGGCCACGGGTCGGCCCTCCAGAGCCCCCAGCCTGCCCACTGAGGCCTTCAGCAGCGCCCGCAGAGCGCTGGGACACCTCCGCAGCCGGATGGAGGAGGTctgcagggaggaggtggacaagaTCAACCGCGCAGGTACGACACATGACCCCGGGGATATGACACGATACAGTAATACACACACGGAATACTCCCGATTGCTCGTAGGGTCATTTTAAAGTCTTGAGCATCTGGTATTAAAAGGATAAAGTAGATTCATGTTTCAAAATTACATTATGTGCTCTTAGTTTAACAATTTGTTTCCTCCCCCAGTCAATGAGAACTACGTGTCTGGTGGAGAGTGTGTAAAAGGTAAGCAAAAGAAtcatgatacacacacacacacacacacacacacagacacactgtgacAGGTCTGACCCATTTCTACCAGGCTGCTGTTTTGACATGATATTTGACAATGTGAGGGACAGTGGACGAGCTGGACGAGGACGGAGCGATTGTCTGATCCAACACCTGGATCATCTCCAGATTCTGCTCCGTCCTCATCAGTTCAGTTTGGGTGGAGATCATCGAACTCAGTGCAACTCCAATTTACTTCAACCTATCAGTTCTCGCCGGCTTTTCAGTGACAGTTGCAGCAAAATTAGAGATTTACagttcattgttgttttttggaaCCGCATCATATTTTGTGGTAAATCTGGTTCTTGTGCTTAAAGAATTTCAAAATGATATCCGCAAAACCTGAAAACTGTAACATCCCTGTCCCAGTTATGCTAACGTACTTACAGATTCCTTTTATTGAAAACAGTCTACAGCGAACTGGGACAAATGGGTCATggttttgtcattttgtttcgttgttatttgtgttgtttacattttgtcaaataTATCAAACACCATTCGTGTCCATTGTATTGGGGAGGTGGCAGAAATCAGTGTGCGGAGAACACCAAACCTCAGCACATGCAACTACCTGCAGGTCAACATGCCACCACAAGGGGTAAGTGGAAAAATGTGTGGGGGTGTTCAGTACATTTTGGTGAAACTAACCTTTAAATTGCACGAACATCAAATCTTTGCTTTGTTGGGTGAAAAGTCAAATTTACTAAATTATTAACATTAAAGATAGGACAGTTCATAGTGAAAAGTCTTAAAGGCTGGTTGGATTGGAAGGTGCCGTCATCTGTCAGATATCTAACATGCTAACACGCTACACAAACATGTGGGAAAATTGCACCTGCTAAACATCAGTGTGTAAGCACTGATGTTTAATTTCCATAATCAAATTATTTACTCCCCCCTCTTCTTCCATATTCCtatgttcttcttctctcctctaaTAGGGACAAACGTCTTTAACAGcgtctctctttgtcttcttGTCATTTGTCCTTCTCCAGCAGTGCCCGTGTcattccctctgtcctctttgtctctgcagcCGGCTGATCAGAGGATGAGGGCAGCTTTCCTCAGGTGTAAGTACTCCATCTTCATTTAGGGCAGATCCTCCGCCCATTCTCCTTCTTTCACCCTCTACCTCTTCATttaattgtctctctctcttcttctctatGCATcgcttctcctctcttcctctccccctgtTGCACACATTCAGTCTGACTATCCTGCATGTCATTCCCCATCTTGCTCtcccgtcttcctcctcttctctttcacctCTCCACGCTCCTAGTTCTACACATAATGAGGGTCCAGCCGGGGAAATCTGAGATCCCAGTCTGGATCCTCATCAATGATAAATGGCATTCATATTGTATTTATGACATCCAGGTTCCTCATTAAGACCGGCGCCTTGTCCCCGTAGAAACAAGCCTCTGACAGGCCGACAGCGTAGCAGCACCTTGTTCAGCATCAATAACTCATGTGGTCACGGGAGGGTTCAGGTCACATGTGTCATTTATCCCTGCTCTGCCAAAATGTTCGTTGAAACAATGAACTGCATAACGTGATGCCGTGGGTGTGGGGCCTCACTCGCTGCTTGAACCTGGGGACAAGAACCAAGAGGTTAAAACTGTATAAACTTTTAAAACCCGAATATCGCTCTCTTACGACCAGCTCGGGATTTAACCACTGAATGATTTAACTGAAGGAGGGAAATAAcgttaaaagaaagaaacaaaggaattatataaaaacagatttaGAAATCTACCTAACTTccaaaaacagagtgaaaacaaaatctaaGTAACTGCTCtactacagaaacagaaacacacccaGAACAGCTGTTTCTAGTTTGTCTTTCCAGAAACTTACATATAAGATGTGAGTGTGGAAATAAGAAACTAAAAACAGCTCAATGTGAGataataaaaatatctgtcagtTTCTATTTCTGCATCaacttcctttctttcttctcagtTTCGTGTCGTCTGTCGTTGGATCCAGACACGGCCCACCCGACTCTGATTCTCCTGGAGGGGCCCCAGGGGGCCCACTGTGGCGAGGAGCCCCAGTcctaccccccccacccgcagCGCTTCGATTCAGTGGCTCAGGTCCTGTGCAGGGAAGGCCAATTTAATGGTGCcagttactgggaggtggagtggaggggtggggggtggattGACATCGGCGTCACTTATCGAGGAATCGGACGCAAAGGTGGCGGGAAGCCCTGCCTCTTGGGGCGCAACGAGAACTCCTGGCGGCTGAGGTGTACTCACGCCGGATATGCCGCCTGGCACGACAACCGTAAGACCACGGTGGCGGCGCCGCCCTGCCCCAGGATTGGCGTGTTCCTGGAACGCCAGAAAGGAGTGTTATCCTTCTACAGCGTGTCGGACACAGTGGTGCTGCTGTACACGTTTCGCTGCCTGTTCTCACAGCCGCTGTACCCGGCCTTCCGCCTGGACCTGGACTCCACCCTGCTCATCTGCCCTCATGAGCGAGGCAACGGAAACGTCACCTAgcgctccctcctcctcatccaggaGCCTTCACTTATAGGGACTCCTACAGAAAAGGGCTCTTCACTCTGCTTAGGGATATTACTAAAACCTGAGGGTTGGTGAAGTGGTAACAACATCAAGAAGAAGTATCACAGTCAGGAATGAGACTTTCATTCTCATTTCTGTGTCTTCTggtaaaaacagatttttctttgATTGCAAAATATTCTTCTGTTGGATGAGTTGAGCTGAGCTGTGAACACTGTAGCTGATCTTTCACAATATGCCTTTTTATCATCGTACGTAATGACCTGTCCCTGCATAGATCTTACAAAGGCTCATTTAAGTTAAGGTGTCCCTGGAAGCCGTGAAATTGTGACATTAGCTGTGTCCCATTTCAGAGGCCACATCCTTTCTGCATCTGAAGACTGATCACATCACAGCAGTGCAACTCGATTGTCCCATTTCGAATACTCCTTCAAACTAGGATGATAAGTGCGTCCTACCAGTCCCAAACGATGAGGGATCCAATGAGTGGATCCTTCTTGGGTCCGTCCATCCAAGGAGTCTTTGCACAAGTTAGCAGTGCTGGTGGCCAGACCGCAGTTATTCTAAAGCCAACGACGAAACCATGACACGGAGACAAGCTGATAATGCAAATAGGGAACTAAACCGTCAAATTTTTGGTTCGGCCTGCGTGGTCTGTTTGGTCCACAAAGGCCTTCAAGTCCTTGAAGGATGTGGCTGCTGAATTGGGACAAAGCTAGTGAGGAGATAGGTGAGATATCTGAACCctgaaactgaaacaccttATTGTCAACCAGCCATCATCTGCTGTACTATTTATATCCTGTCTTATCCAACTGGGACATCTCCTGAGTAAGAGGCCTGAAAAGGTGCATCACATCCACTTAAGTGGTTTACTACTTAAAAGTATTCCcccctatttttttttacactgtctTTTCATTGTGGTAAAAGAAACAAGCTGTATTTATGGATAATATTTTccatcatgttttttatttaacccAGTAAAACCACTGAGAGTTGAATACCCACAGAGAGAGATTTGACATATGGGGAACCTCACGAATAAAAAGTGGCTACGCTAACATACACTAATGGTGGCTTCAGATTTACAGTGGAATCTTGAGAGTGGTTTAGATCTTTTTTTATCTAAAACTCAGCGAGGAACCGAAGAagcataaaaaacaaattgttccTTTCGAGGCACATTTACATTGCAGATCTTCATTCGCAATTTCTGTACAGCAAGTAAGCGACAGCtagcagctggttagcttagcaccAAGGCTGGAGGGAAACTTCATCTCGCCAGGCTCTGTCCAAGGATAAGAAAAACCTAGATTTCACTTTAGCTTCAACACTGAAAGTCAGTTAGCAAGACGTGCTGGTAGCTTTTCATGTTGGCTTAAATTGTCGAGAGTGGTGAGGGGCTGTTCAGCTGCAACcggacacttcaccactagatgtccctaaatTCTACGCACTAAACCTTTAATTCAAAAGATTATTTTATGATACGTTAACATTGCAGGTCTTTATTACCAAATTCAGATTTCTgataatgttttatattgtcTCCATTTTGCTAATGCTGGTGCAACAGAAGCCATTACACTTTGGTCATAAATTTGATCTATGGTAAATGATTTAAAATTTAATTATCATTTCAAAACCGGTGAAGACATTTACTGCATGACTCCAAAGTGAATCCTGTCACGTTTAAATCTCGTATCCAATCACGTTTGATTCTGttatcttatttttatttattcatctataaataataaatagtaaTTTGGGGAAATAAGTGACATACTGCAAATGGAATCTGTTGTCACATTGTCAATACAACATCAGGTGGCTTTTAAATGTCAGGAAACCTATCAGAACAAGaacttgaacattttaaatctgcAACGGTTTCTTTGAATGTAGCATCACAACAGACAGGGATGCACTTGCAGAGCTAATTATAAGTTGAGTGCAAGAGTGAGCTTGTCTTCTGTCTGAATGGATGTCATGTCCTCTGGCCACAGCTCTTCTTGGGTTTTTTCATCAGCTCTTTCTATTTGAATCTGTTCCAGAGGATTGTGATGATTTGACCGAGCACTGTGTGACGCCTTTATGTCGTGAATTATAAAAATGACAACACAACATGATTATTCCAGTTACATCAAACCTATTAACACTATATGCATTTATTGAAGGCATGTTCAAAAACAGACCTGCTGTGTTAAACAGTTTACTACAGCAAATGTCAAAATGTATTACAGTAATGCTACACAAGCAGGTGTAGAGAATTCTGTTAATGAATTTGCCGACCTCACTATATCTGGCAGGTCAGTTAcgcaaagaagaaaagaagataaTTTTTTTGCCACGAAGTGCATTATTCTACAAGCTGAATGACTGTACCATTAACTGAGGTGTCCACTATTTAACTTTCTATCTCCTTGTAGCATTTTCACCTCCTGTTTACTCACTGTGCTGTTGTTCTTTAACGTgactgtaaaatatgttttattcgTCTGACTGTCGCTTTTTCCAAGATGAGTTCATTCAACTTTTGCAATAAACCGATCCAGGTCTGAATGTGAAGgtctcattttttaaaacctggGAAGATTAGGACACTTGATCAATTTATTATCATGGAGGATTTTATACAGAAGACATTGTAAATATTATAATGTAGTGAGCTAAATATTCAATTTGTGACTGCGGTTGTTTCTTGGTCAGTCTTCTGCAGATTAAATTTTCATGTTTAGATCTTAAAGAAATCGAACTTGTAACATACAATGTAGAGGGGTCATTTTCTAGATCACTGACTATATAAGGATGGAAAACTTGAGAGctccccaaaagtaaagccGAAGTGTCTTGGTCTCCCCTTAGTGTGCAGTGTAGGTCATTGtccctgcctcctctatgtAAGTAATCTGTATTTATAGTTTGATCATTCTAGCTAGTTCTTATTCGGATGTCATATGCCCTGCTGTGCCTGTCAGTCAGGATGAAGGGAACATATCTCCTTCTCTTGATGGTGCCTGTCAGTCTAAACTGAGGGTACAAATCTCCTTCTCTTAATGGTGCCTGTCAGTCTGAATTGAGGGAACACATCTCTTGATTGTGCATGTCAGTCTCAACTCAGGGAACAAACCTCCTTCTGATGGTGCCTGTCAGTCTGGACTGAGGGAACAACCCGCCTATCGATGGTACCTGTCAGTCTGAACTGAGGGAACAAACTTACTTTTGCTGATGCCGGTCAGTCTGAACTGAGGGAACACACCTCTATTAATGGTGCCTGTCAGTCTGAACTGAGGGAACAAACCTCCTGCTGATGGTACCTGTCAGTCTGAACTGTGGAAACAAACCTCCTGCTGATGATACCTGTCAGTCTGAACTGAGGGAACAAACTTCCTATTGATGGTGCCTGTCAGTCTGAACTGAGGGAACAAACCTCCTATTGATGATACCTGTCAGTCTGAACTGAGGGAACAAACTTACTTTTGCTGATGCCGGTCAGTCTGAACTGAGGGAACACACCTCTATTAATGGTGCCTGTCAGTCTGAACTGAGGGAACAAACCTCCTGCTGATGGTACCTGTCAGTCTGAACTGTGGGAACAAACCTCCTGCTGATGATACCTGTCAGTCTGAACTGAGGGAACAAACTTCCTATTGATGGTGCCTGTCAGTCTGAACTGAGGGAACAAACCTCCTATTGATGATACCTGTCAGTCTGAACTGAGGGAACAAACTTCCTATTGATGATACCTGTCAGTCTGAACTGAGGGAACAAACTTCCTATTGATGGTGCCTGTCAGTCTGAACTGAGGGAACAAACTTCCTATTGATGGTGCCTGTCAGTCTGAATTGAGGGAACAAACCTCCTATTGATGATACCTGTCAGTCTGAACTGAGGGAACAAACTTCCTATTGATGGTGCCTGTCAGTCTGAACTGAGGGAACAAACTTCCTATTGATGGTGCCTGTAAGTCTGAACTGAGGGAACAAACTTCCTATTGATGGTGCCTGTCAGTCTGAACTGATGGAACAAACCTCCTATTGATGGTGCCTGTCAGTCTGAACTGAGGGAACAAACTTCCTATTGCTGGTGCCTGTCAGTCTGAACTGAGGGAACAAACTTCCTATTGATGGTACCTGTCAGTCTGAACTGAGGGAACAAACTTCCTATTGATGGTGCCTGTCAGTCTGAACTGAGGGAACAAACCTCCTATTGATGATACCTGTCAGTCTGAACTGAGGGAACAAACTTCCTATTGATGGTGCCTGTCAGTCTGAACTGAGGGAACAAACCTCCTGCTGATGATGCCTGTCAGTCTGAACTGAGGGAACAAACTTCCTATTGATGGTGCCTGTCAGTCTGAACTGAGGGAACAAACCTCCTGCTGATGATGCCTGTCAGTCTGaactgagggaacaaaccaCCTGCTAATGATGCCTGTCAGTCTGAACTCAGGGATACAACAGTCGGTGGTCATGTGACGTaa
The sequence above is a segment of the Limanda limanda chromosome 2, fLimLim1.1, whole genome shotgun sequence genome. Coding sequences within it:
- the LOC133021226 gene encoding E3 ubiquitin/ISG15 ligase TRIM25-like isoform X1 — encoded protein: MARANISVTESQFRCPICLELLREPVSIPCGHTYCMACVSSYWDQDSSPLRCPQCRESFSPRPVLRRNTVLAELVERLQLSELVAAPQLYVAGPGEVPCDFCPAEGRLRADKSCLVCLASFCELHVLPHREVGPLRRHKLVPALESPAGRLCAQHRLGLEPAGSEAEWSGDCLLCEADQEDLPEGDAQRTRRQLQLQESQRMFQGRIRIGERDIEEFQQSLESLKVSAASVLEDGDALFADMSARLEKTKAEVRARLEAKERAVVGRAERDIEMLEKDVEELRRRDEEISQLLQTDDNTHFLQAAPLLCGPLATGRPSRAPSLPTEAFSSARRALGHLRSRMEEVCREEVDKINRAVNENYVSGGECVKGGRNQCAENTKPQHMQLPAGQHATTRAVPVSFPLSSLSLQPADQRMRAAFLRFSCRLSLDPDTAHPTLILLEGPQGAHCGEEPQSYPPHPQRFDSVAQVLCREGQFNGASYWEVEWRGGGWIDIGVTYRGIGRKGGGKPCLLGRNENSWRLRCTHAGYAAWHDNRKTTVAAPPCPRIGVFLERQKGVLSFYSVSDTVVLLYTFRCLFSQPLYPAFRLDLDSTLLICPHERGNGNVT
- the LOC133021226 gene encoding E3 ubiquitin/ISG15 ligase TRIM25-like isoform X2, giving the protein MARANISVTESQFRCPICLELLREPVSIPCGHTYCMACVSSYWDQDSSPLRCPQCRESFSPRPVLRRNTVLAELVERLQLSELVAAPQLYVAGPGEVPCDFCPAEGRLRADKSCLVCLASFCELHVLPHREVGPLRRHKLVPALESPAGRLCAQHRLGLEPAGSEAEWSGDCLLCEADQEDLPEGDAQRTRRQLQLQESQRMFQGRIRIGERDIEEFQQSLESLKVSAASVLEDGDALFADMSARLEKTKAEVRARLEAKERAVVGRAERDIEMLEKDVEELRRRDEEISQLLQTDDNTHFLQAAPLLCGPLATGRPSRAPSLPTEAFSSARRALGHLRSRMEEVCREEVDKINRAVNENYVSGGECVKGGRNQCAENTKPQHMQLPAGQHATTRVPVSFPLSSLSLQPADQRMRAAFLRFSCRLSLDPDTAHPTLILLEGPQGAHCGEEPQSYPPHPQRFDSVAQVLCREGQFNGASYWEVEWRGGGWIDIGVTYRGIGRKGGGKPCLLGRNENSWRLRCTHAGYAAWHDNRKTTVAAPPCPRIGVFLERQKGVLSFYSVSDTVVLLYTFRCLFSQPLYPAFRLDLDSTLLICPHERGNGNVT